The Streptomyces sp. ALI-76-A nucleotide sequence AGCTCCTGATGAACCTGGAGCGGGCGACCGCCGGCGAGATCTTCTACAAGGGCCAGGACATCACCAAGCTGTCCGGCCGGGCGCTGAAGGCGGTCCGCCGGAACATCCAGATGGTGTTCCAGGACCCGTACACCTCGCTCAACCCGCGCATGACGGTCGGTGACATCATCGGCGAGCCCTTCGACATCCACCCCGAGGTGGCCCCGAAGGGTGACCGGCGCCGCAAGGTCCAGGAGCTCCTCGACGTCGTCGGTCTCAACCCGGAGTACATCAACCGGTACCCGCACCAGTTCTCCGGCGGCCAGCGCCAGCGCATCGGTATCGCGCGCGGCCTGGCGCTCAACCCGGAGGTCATCATCTGCGACGAGCCGGTGTCGGCGCTGGACGTGTCGGTGCAGGCGCAGGTCATCAACCTGATGGAGCGGCTCCAGGACGAGTTCAACCTCTCCTACATCTTCATCGCGCACGACCTGTCGATCGTCCGGCACATCTCCGACCGGGTCGGCGTCATGTACCTCGGCAAGATCGCCGAGATCGGCTCGGACGAGCAGATCTACGACCACCCGACGCACCCCTACACCCAGGCGCTGCTGTCGGCGGTCCCGGTGCCGGACCCGTCCGCGCGTGAGGGCCGTGAGCGGATCATCCTGACCGGTGACGTGCCGTCCCCGGCCAACCCGCCGTCGGGCTGCCGCTTCCGCACCCGCTGCTGGAAGGCGCAGGACAAGTGCGCCGAGCAGGAGCCGCTGCTGGCGGTCCCCGAGCGCTTCCAGGGCGCGGACACCCAGGCGGCGCACGAGTCGGCCTGCCACTTCGCCGAGGAGAAGGACGTCGTGCACGCGGCCTGACGCGTCCACGGATCCCGGCCGGTTCCCGGCGCCCCGCGAGGGCGCCGGGAACCGGCCTTTCCCATGGCCCGTGATCAGAGGTGTGCGGGTGGCCGGTGTCGGGTCAGGCCATGGTGCGGGCCCGTGCCCAGTGGCATGCCACCTGTGCCTGTCCGTCTCCGTCCAGCACCCCGGGGTCCTCGTTCCGGCAGGCCCCCGCGACGCCCGTCCGTTCCGCCTCCCCGCTCGCCAGGATCTGACAGCGGGCGTGGAAGCGGCAGCCGGAGGGGATGCGGGAGGGGTCCGGGGGCTCGCCGGTGAGGACCACGGGGGCGCCCGGTGCCTCCGGGAGGACCGACAACAGGGCCTGGGTGTAGGGGTGTCGGGGCGCCGTCAGGACCTCCTCGACGGCGCCGGTCTCCACGATCCGGCCCAGGTACATCACCGCGACCCGGTCCGCGATGTTCCACGCCAGCCCCAGGTCGTGTGTCACCACCAGCGCGGACAGACCCAGGTCGGTGCGCAGCCGCAGCAGCAGGGCGAGGATCTCGCCGCGCACGGAGGCGTCCAGGGAGGCCACCGGCTCGTCGGCCACCAGGAGTTCCGGCTCCAGGACCAACGCGCCCGCGATCACGACCCGTTGACGCTGGCCGCCGGACAGCTCGTGCGGATAGCGCAGGAAGAAGCGCTCGGGGGGACGCAGGCCCGCCCGGGACAGGGCCTCGGCCACCGTCGCCCGTTCGTCGCCGCCGTGGCCGTGGATCCGCAGGCCCTCCGCCACCGCGTCGTACACCGTGTGCCGCGGGTTCAGGGAGCCGGTCGGGTCCTGGAGGACCAGCTGGACGCGTCGGCGGTGCGCCTTCAGGGCCCGCGAGGAGTACTCCAGCGGCTGCCCGCCGAAGCTGACCCGTCCCGCCGTCGGCCGCACCAGGCCCAGCAGGGCGCGGGCCAGCGTCGTCTTGCCGCAGCCGGACTCGCCGACCAGGGCGACGATCTCCCCGGCCCGGACGTCGAGTTCGACCCCGTCCACCGCGCGGGCGGGCGGCCCGCCGTGCCGGCCGGGGTAGCCGACGTGGAGCCCTTGGGCGCTCAACAGGGTCATGTCCGCGCGTCCTCCGTCGCCGTGGCCGGACCGGGCACCGCCGCTCCCACGTGCACGCAGGCCGCCCGCCGGTCCGGTCCCGCCTCCCGCAACTCCTGGTCGTCCACGGCGCAGGAGTCCAGGGCGCGGGGGCAGCGCGGGTGGAAGGCGCAGCCGGCGGGCGGCGCGGCCGGGTCGGGCGGGTCGCCGGCCAGGCCGCGCGGGGCGAACCGGGAGGCCGGGTCGCCGATCCGCGGGAACGCGGCCGACAGGGCCCTGGCGTAAGGGTGCACGGCGTTCTCGTACACCGTCCGGGCGGGGCCCTCCTCGACCACCCGGCCCGCGTACATCACCGCGAGCCGGTCGCAGGTGTCGGCGAGGACCGCGAGGTCGTGGCTGATCATGATCAGGCCCAGGTCCTGTTCGGTGACGAGGTCCTCGATCAGCCGCAGGATCTGCGCCTGGATCATCACGTCCAGGGCGGTGGTCGGCTCGTCGGCGATGACCAGCCGGGGCGCGCAGGCGAGCGCCATGGCGATCATGACACGCTGGCGCTGCCCGCCGGACAGCTCGTGCGGATACGCCGACGCCCGCGCCGCCGGCAGTCCCACCTGCTCCAGCAACTCCCCGGCCTGTCTCTTCGCCGCCGCCGGTGCCGCCCCGCGGTGCAGCAGGATCGGCTCGGCGATCTGGTCGCCGACGCGGTGCACCGGGTTCAGCGAGTGCATCGCCCCCTGGAACACGATCGAGGCGCCCGCCCAGCGGACCGCCCGCACCTGTCCCCACCGCATCGCCAGCACGTCCTCGCCGTCCAGCAGGACCTGCCCGCCGACGCGGGTCCCGGCCGGCAGCAGCCGCAGCAGTGCGAGGGCCAGCGTGGACTTGCCGCAGCCCGACTCGCCCGCGACGCCGAGCTTCCGCCCGGCCGCGAGCCGCAGGTCCACGCCCCGCACCGCCGCGACCCCGCCCGGATACGTCACCTCCAGGTCCCGTACCTCCAGCAGCGTCAACGCTCCACCCCCAGCCGCGGGTCGAGCACGGACTCCACCGCGCGCCCGCACAACGTGAACGCCAGCGCGACCGCGGCGATCGCGATCCCGGGCGGTACCAGATACCACCAGTCCCCGGAGCTCACCGCGCCCGCCTCCCGCGCCTCCTGGAGCAGCCCGCCCCACGACACCACCGTCGGATCACCGAGACCGAGGAAGGCCAGCGTCGCCTCGGCGAGGATCGCGCCGGAGACCATCAGCGTGGCCTGCGCCAGCACCAGCGGCATCACGTTGGGCAGCACGTGCCGGGACATGACGTGCCAGTGCCCGCCGCCGAGCGCCTTGGCGCGCTCGATGTACGGCCGTGACTCCACGGCCAGTGTCTGCGCCCGCACCAGGCGGGCGGTGGTCGGCCACGTGGTCACGCCGATCGCCAGGATCACCGTGCCGAGCGAGCGGGACATCACGGTGGCCAGCGCGATGGCGAGGACCAGTGTCGGCATCACCAGGAACCAGTCCGTGACCCGCATCAGCACGGTCGCGTACGCGCCCTTGAAGTGCCCGGCCGTGACGCCCACCAGCGTGCCGATCGCCACCGACAGCACCGCGGCCAGCAGTCCGACCAGGAGCGAGACGCGCGAGCCCCACACCAGCAGGCCCAGCAGATCGCGGCCGAACCGGTCGGTGCCCAGCGGGAACCCGACGCTCGGGCTCTCCATCGGCTGCCCCGGCGCGCCGGTCACCCCGGCCACGTCGGAGCCGACGGTGAGCGGCGCGGTCAGCGCGAGCAGCGAGAGCAGGGCGAGCGCGGCCAGGCCCACCAGCCCGGCGCGGTGCGTGCGGTACCGGGTCCAGAACCGTACGAGGGAGCGCCGCCGACGCTGCCGGGCGAGCCGGCGCGGACCGGCCGGGGCCGCCGGTGACGGGGTCCCGGTCGTCATCGGCCCACCCGCGGGTCGAGCAGCGGATAGACCAGGTCGGCCAGTGTGTTCATGAGGATCACCGCCGCGGCGAAGAAGAGGAACAGGCCCTGGACCAGGGGCAGGTCGGGCACGCTCAGGGCCTGGTAGAACAGGCCGCCCAGGCCGGGCCAGGAGAAGACGGTCTCGACGAGGATCACGCCC carries:
- a CDS encoding ABC transporter ATP-binding protein, with protein sequence MTLLEVRDLEVTYPGGVAAVRGVDLRLAAGRKLGVAGESGCGKSTLALALLRLLPAGTRVGGQVLLDGEDVLAMRWGQVRAVRWAGASIVFQGAMHSLNPVHRVGDQIAEPILLHRGAAPAAAKRQAGELLEQVGLPAARASAYPHELSGGQRQRVMIAMALACAPRLVIADEPTTALDVMIQAQILRLIEDLVTEQDLGLIMISHDLAVLADTCDRLAVMYAGRVVEEGPARTVYENAVHPYARALSAAFPRIGDPASRFAPRGLAGDPPDPAAPPAGCAFHPRCPRALDSCAVDDQELREAGPDRRAACVHVGAAVPGPATATEDART
- a CDS encoding ABC transporter ATP-binding protein translates to MTLLSAQGLHVGYPGRHGGPPARAVDGVELDVRAGEIVALVGESGCGKTTLARALLGLVRPTAGRVSFGGQPLEYSSRALKAHRRRVQLVLQDPTGSLNPRHTVYDAVAEGLRIHGHGGDERATVAEALSRAGLRPPERFFLRYPHELSGGQRQRVVIAGALVLEPELLVADEPVASLDASVRGEILALLLRLRTDLGLSALVVTHDLGLAWNIADRVAVMYLGRIVETGAVEEVLTAPRHPYTQALLSVLPEAPGAPVVLTGEPPDPSRIPSGCRFHARCQILASGEAERTGVAGACRNEDPGVLDGDGQAQVACHWARARTMA
- a CDS encoding dipeptide ABC transporter ATP-binding protein — encoded protein: MAELSKNNEPQDATPNVSDVEVVDAHSETEAVAAIEAPVDRGEPILQVRNLVKHFPLTQGILFKRQIGAVKAVDGVSFDLYQGETLGIVGESGCGKSTVAKLLMNLERATAGEIFYKGQDITKLSGRALKAVRRNIQMVFQDPYTSLNPRMTVGDIIGEPFDIHPEVAPKGDRRRKVQELLDVVGLNPEYINRYPHQFSGGQRQRIGIARGLALNPEVIICDEPVSALDVSVQAQVINLMERLQDEFNLSYIFIAHDLSIVRHISDRVGVMYLGKIAEIGSDEQIYDHPTHPYTQALLSAVPVPDPSAREGRERIILTGDVPSPANPPSGCRFRTRCWKAQDKCAEQEPLLAVPERFQGADTQAAHESACHFAEEKDVVHAA
- a CDS encoding ABC transporter permease, producing MTTGTPSPAAPAGPRRLARQRRRRSLVRFWTRYRTHRAGLVGLAALALLSLLALTAPLTVGSDVAGVTGAPGQPMESPSVGFPLGTDRFGRDLLGLLVWGSRVSLLVGLLAAVLSVAIGTLVGVTAGHFKGAYATVLMRVTDWFLVMPTLVLAIALATVMSRSLGTVILAIGVTTWPTTARLVRAQTLAVESRPYIERAKALGGGHWHVMSRHVLPNVMPLVLAQATLMVSGAILAEATLAFLGLGDPTVVSWGGLLQEAREAGAVSSGDWWYLVPPGIAIAAVALAFTLCGRAVESVLDPRLGVER